One genomic segment of Bacillus sp. SM2101 includes these proteins:
- a CDS encoding Type 1 glutamine amidotransferase-like domain-containing protein: MKTHYYLGWFNNFFPENLGRALQEDITDRKSLVMISSNPSSYEDDGATERSWLDQAGIIFDEYHLINYRVQKEDAQKLIQNASVIFLLGGNIINQNGFLMEYELSDLIKKSRSVVMGASAGAINMSDKFLCSKNFGDEISSVYDGIGLDDFSVRAHFDLENNFALIQSELSSLSEEINIYASNKDCAVRTKGDKIDIFGNVYLISHSKIQKLDETL, translated from the coding sequence ATGAAAACTCACTATTATCTAGGCTGGTTTAATAATTTTTTCCCAGAGAATTTGGGAAGGGCTTTACAAGAGGATATAACTGATAGAAAATCGCTTGTTATGATTAGTTCAAATCCATCTTCTTATGAAGATGATGGTGCTACTGAGCGATCGTGGCTTGACCAGGCCGGTATTATATTTGATGAATATCATTTAATTAATTATCGCGTACAGAAGGAAGATGCCCAAAAGTTAATTCAAAATGCTTCAGTCATTTTCTTGTTGGGTGGAAATATTATTAACCAAAATGGTTTTTTGATGGAATATGAATTGTCGGATTTGATAAAAAAAAGCAGATCCGTTGTGATGGGAGCAAGCGCTGGTGCAATCAATATGTCTGATAAATTTTTATGCTCGAAAAACTTTGGAGATGAAATAAGCTCTGTTTACGACGGAATCGGCCTTGACGATTTTTCCGTCCGGGCTCATTTTGATCTTGAAAATAACTTTGCGCTAATTCAAAGCGAACTGTCTTCCTTATCGGAAGAAATAAATATTTATGCGTCGAACAAAGATTGCGCTGTACGTACAAAGGGAGACAAAATTGACATTTTTGGCA